A window of the Cellvibrio sp. pealriver genome harbors these coding sequences:
- a CDS encoding TetR/AcrR family transcriptional regulator, with amino-acid sequence MKRAEKVEETRNKLIQAARKAFAEKGYAAASMDDITASVGLTRGALYHTFGDKKGLLMAVVDQIDTEMASHAHASAAEANSLWDGLVAEGEAYIRMALNPEVQRIVLLDGPAVLGDPSQWPSQNNCLQMSISTINKLIEEGTIKPVNAEAAARLLNGAALNAALWVAASDNPEDVVNKAIEAFKWMLDGLRISAAGDSPAI; translated from the coding sequence ATGAAGCGGGCTGAAAAAGTTGAAGAGACGCGCAACAAGCTTATCCAGGCAGCGCGCAAGGCATTTGCAGAAAAAGGTTATGCGGCAGCCTCAATGGACGACATCACCGCATCCGTAGGGCTCACGCGTGGCGCGCTCTACCACACCTTTGGTGACAAGAAGGGGTTGCTGATGGCGGTGGTGGATCAAATTGATACAGAAATGGCATCCCATGCCCACGCTTCGGCGGCCGAAGCCAACAGCCTATGGGACGGCCTGGTTGCCGAAGGTGAGGCGTACATCCGTATGGCCCTTAACCCTGAAGTGCAGCGCATCGTCCTGCTGGATGGTCCTGCTGTCCTCGGTGATCCATCGCAATGGCCAAGCCAGAATAACTGCCTTCAAATGAGCATCAGCACCATCAATAAACTGATTGAGGAGGGCACCATTAAACCGGTAAACGCCGAGGCCGCCGCACGCCTGTTAAACGGCGCAGCGCTAAACGCCGCGCTCTGGGTTGCAGCCAGCGATAATCCCGAAGACGTTGTTAATAAAGCGATCGAAGCATTCAAATGGATGCTCGATGGGTTAAGGATTTCAGCGGCTGGTGACTCGCCTGCTATTTAG
- a CDS encoding RidA family protein — protein sequence MNHRKAIFPAERHALYEQHRYSAAIQSGDLIFVSGQVGSRSDGTPEPDYARQVQLAFDNLNAVLKAAGCGFEDVVDITSFHTDPEAQFETFMAVREKNIGEAPYPNWTAIGVNWLAGFDVELKAIARLPHAN from the coding sequence ATGAACCATCGCAAAGCCATTTTTCCCGCAGAGCGCCACGCGCTTTATGAGCAACACCGTTATTCCGCCGCTATCCAATCCGGCGATTTGATTTTTGTGTCGGGGCAAGTAGGAAGCCGATCAGATGGCACTCCAGAGCCGGATTACGCGCGCCAGGTGCAACTGGCGTTTGATAATTTGAACGCGGTATTAAAAGCCGCCGGCTGTGGCTTTGAAGACGTAGTGGACATCACCAGCTTCCATACCGACCCAGAGGCACAATTTGAAACCTTTATGGCGGTGAGGGAGAAAAACATTGGTGAAGCACCCTACCCAAACTGGACAGCAATTGGCGTTAACTGGCTGGCGGGATTTGATGTAGAACTCAAAGCAATCGCGCGATTGCCGCACGCGAATTAA
- a CDS encoding glycosyl hydrolase — MLILKTVKRITLLLFASLCLSLLSGCGGGSKINNDDVNYVPETRPLGIIAGDNAEYEKGQTITLSGRLVGTVTTQTVKWEQIGGTPISGVSDWSTPNLTFPSPDVDGLETFKFRISARDSAGNIINDADGNPLVDEIEILVYDPSVIITLEAEDAAFSTLAGGATLVSNGPNYISGASGSHTADITPGAKVIYQIPSGSTVGDKTIGAGFYTLFVRYAIPASYGGKQAVVKTNGVDANVPFLATSSWNNARVDVIKINEGSNSIEIGGGWNYYRIDSILLIPAPQPAKPLAVAPNLVNANATAATKDVMAFLVSNYGAKTLSGQTEFMDYNDLGNKTGLRDFNKITEITGGLSPAIVAFDLMDYSSSRIACGAEPGVLSEDMINEHNTKNVILSPLWHWNSPTKLKDTNCSGSGNTAWYSGFYSTATDFNLKTALADTNSADYQALISDMDDIAAELKKFADADIPLLWRPLHEAEGGWFWWGASDAQSLTTLWKIMYQRFTDVHQLNNLIWVYTAAGSLNADWYPGDAYVDIVGYDGYDGKNADNPFKSEFTTLKDRFDGKKLVALTETGTIPDIALMHQQNAWWAFFVTWNSQGSNEYGPLNADAAELKASYEFEGTLNLDDVPGGRAKIEAGLYDGFELPVASWGAQINWGDVPGAVASNNWSALGGHALSITKNLSLVSSPTGVVLQTYPVGGINVGDAQQLTLVAHSANTGAGTTAKLFVKHGDDWAWVDSGAVSTAGDVTLTLDVSALDKLQGIGVQFEGFDPASTNATFAIDKVMLGDTLLYDFEPVVAPWEAQVNWSATLGATLSGNWSNTGKRSLGVIKDLSKENAPTSVVLQAYPTGGIDVSNKQTLTLVAHAANAGAGTTAKLFVKHGADWVWLDSGSVSATGSATLQIDVSALTTLQGLGVQFEGFDSTSTAAGFYIDTVKLDSDVIYDFEGTGSWEFQKNWSPESGIHLASDWSKSGGLSLGGTTQLKDGDDNIILQVYPTGGLLLGDVTKLKISVHAVNTGNATQAQLFAKDKNFSWKDGGAVALVNGSAELTLDISDMGGELSGLGVRFMGPVNSATESSYYIDDVSFE, encoded by the coding sequence ATGCTCATTTTAAAAACTGTAAAGCGAATAACGCTTTTACTGTTCGCATCACTTTGCCTAAGCCTGTTGAGCGGCTGCGGAGGCGGATCAAAAATCAATAATGATGACGTGAACTATGTTCCCGAAACTCGTCCGTTAGGCATTATCGCCGGTGACAATGCCGAATATGAGAAAGGCCAAACCATTACCTTGTCTGGCCGCTTGGTAGGTACTGTTACAACCCAAACAGTAAAGTGGGAGCAAATTGGTGGTACGCCCATTTCCGGCGTTAGCGATTGGTCAACGCCCAATTTGACTTTCCCATCGCCCGATGTCGATGGATTGGAAACGTTTAAATTCCGTATTTCAGCACGCGATAGCGCGGGAAATATTATTAACGATGCAGACGGCAATCCGCTGGTTGATGAAATTGAAATTCTTGTTTACGACCCTTCGGTCATCATTACGCTTGAAGCAGAAGACGCTGCATTTTCAACACTGGCCGGTGGCGCAACTCTAGTTAGTAATGGCCCCAATTATATTTCCGGTGCATCGGGTTCCCACACCGCCGACATCACCCCCGGCGCAAAAGTGATTTACCAAATTCCGTCAGGCAGCACCGTAGGCGATAAAACCATTGGCGCAGGTTTTTATACGCTGTTTGTACGCTATGCAATTCCCGCTTCTTATGGCGGCAAACAAGCAGTAGTGAAAACAAATGGTGTTGATGCGAATGTGCCATTTCTCGCTACCAGCAGCTGGAACAACGCACGTGTCGATGTCATTAAAATTAATGAGGGTAGCAACAGCATTGAAATTGGCGGCGGTTGGAATTACTACCGTATCGATAGCATTTTATTAATTCCTGCCCCACAACCTGCAAAACCTTTAGCGGTTGCACCCAATTTGGTCAATGCCAATGCAACGGCTGCCACAAAAGATGTGATGGCATTTTTGGTCAGCAACTACGGTGCAAAAACACTGAGTGGCCAAACCGAATTTATGGATTACAACGATCTAGGCAATAAAACCGGCCTGCGCGATTTTAATAAAATCACTGAAATTACCGGCGGTTTGTCTCCTGCAATTGTGGCGTTCGATTTAATGGATTACTCCAGTTCGCGTATTGCCTGCGGTGCAGAACCCGGTGTTCTCAGCGAAGACATGATTAATGAACACAACACCAAAAATGTCATTCTTTCTCCGCTGTGGCATTGGAACTCACCCACTAAATTAAAAGACACCAACTGCAGCGGCAGTGGTAATACCGCTTGGTATTCAGGTTTTTACAGCACCGCCACGGATTTCAATTTAAAAACCGCTTTGGCGGATACCAACAGTGCTGATTATCAAGCGCTGATCTCCGATATGGATGACATAGCTGCAGAGCTGAAAAAATTTGCTGATGCCGATATTCCATTGCTGTGGCGGCCATTGCACGAAGCAGAAGGTGGTTGGTTTTGGTGGGGTGCATCGGATGCGCAATCGTTAACAACGCTGTGGAAAATCATGTATCAACGTTTTACCGATGTGCACCAATTAAACAATTTAATTTGGGTGTATACCGCAGCAGGTTCACTGAATGCAGATTGGTATCCGGGCGATGCTTACGTCGATATCGTTGGCTATGACGGTTACGACGGCAAAAATGCCGACAACCCATTCAAATCAGAATTCACTACATTAAAAGATCGTTTTGATGGCAAAAAATTAGTTGCGCTCACAGAAACCGGCACTATTCCTGATATCGCATTAATGCATCAACAAAACGCGTGGTGGGCTTTTTTTGTTACCTGGAATTCACAAGGCAGCAATGAATATGGCCCACTGAATGCCGATGCAGCTGAACTCAAAGCCAGTTACGAATTTGAAGGCACTCTTAATCTGGATGACGTTCCCGGTGGCCGCGCAAAAATAGAAGCGGGTTTGTACGACGGTTTTGAATTGCCGGTTGCAAGCTGGGGCGCACAAATTAACTGGGGCGATGTACCTGGTGCAGTAGCATCGAACAATTGGTCAGCACTTGGCGGACACGCATTATCAATCACTAAAAATTTAAGCCTTGTGAGTTCACCTACCGGTGTGGTGCTGCAAACCTATCCAGTTGGCGGCATTAATGTTGGCGATGCACAACAACTGACACTCGTTGCACATTCAGCAAATACTGGCGCAGGCACTACCGCAAAACTGTTTGTAAAACACGGTGACGATTGGGCGTGGGTAGATTCAGGTGCAGTGTCTACTGCAGGCGATGTCACCCTGACTCTGGATGTATCGGCATTGGATAAATTGCAGGGTATTGGTGTGCAGTTTGAAGGGTTTGATCCCGCCAGCACCAACGCCACCTTTGCAATCGATAAAGTCATGCTGGGTGATACCTTGCTCTATGACTTTGAGCCAGTCGTTGCACCATGGGAAGCGCAGGTAAATTGGTCAGCAACGCTGGGCGCAACTCTCTCGGGTAACTGGAGCAATACCGGCAAAAGATCCCTGGGCGTTATCAAAGATTTGAGTAAAGAAAATGCCCCCACCAGCGTTGTGCTGCAGGCTTATCCCACTGGCGGTATTGATGTATCCAACAAACAAACACTCACATTGGTTGCGCATGCAGCAAATGCCGGTGCAGGAACCACAGCAAAATTATTTGTGAAGCACGGCGCTGACTGGGTGTGGCTGGACTCAGGTTCGGTATCGGCAACGGGCAGTGCAACATTGCAAATTGATGTCTCTGCGCTCACCACATTGCAAGGTCTCGGTGTGCAATTTGAAGGCTTCGATAGCACCAGCACTGCTGCCGGTTTTTATATCGACACCGTCAAATTGGATAGCGATGTGATCTACGACTTTGAAGGCACTGGCAGCTGGGAATTCCAGAAAAACTGGTCGCCGGAAAGTGGCATTCATTTAGCAAGTGACTGGAGTAAATCCGGCGGCTTGTCCTTGGGCGGAACCACTCAACTGAAAGACGGCGACGACAACATCATCCTGCAAGTTTATCCCACCGGTGGCTTGTTGTTGGGCGATGTAACCAAACTGAAAATTTCCGTGCACGCCGTTAATACCGGCAACGCCACACAAGCGCAGCTATTCGCTAAAGATAAAAATTTCTCCTGGAAAGATGGCGGTGCTGTTGCGCTGGTTAATGGCAGCGCAGAGTTGACTCTGGACATTTCGGATATGGGCGGCGAGCTCAGTGGTTTGGGCGTGCGCTTCATGGGGCCGGTCAACAGTGCTACTGAGTCAAGCTATTACATCGACGATGTCAGCTTCGAATAA
- a CDS encoding TonB-dependent receptor — MFFPNTKHLFKKTAFKNNLVYLGVALATLHPYGIAVAQESAQNDVEEVVVLGMRNSVMQSIDTKRNASSVVDAITATDIGKLPDATIADSLQRVPGIQITRTGGEGTGVNIRGNSNITTTLNGEQMLAAGSITTVSPNFADIPSTMVSGIEVFKSAEAKNVVSGLAGTINLKTNRPFLLEDGFTAVGKVEVIQGALGEETDGSYSGFFGYNNDDKFGASLNLSYGTSYLADYWNGSQGGNPGRWSGWRNLASEETGYVANNVDVNGDGDSNDVYYTFEGHQAANRFIDRERTGVNGSMQYQINDAFQLTGDVFYTKLDEHIYMQAFVAEQSWQSIIGWATPDDGATEAYDNIVHRNGEAITLPGNLYTMSSALWQTRLAKTQNQTIATDKESTNTNIELSFDNGGPLTGKLRWLHGEAVDDQANSTVDSTLTDGSQINDKYRPANGEESWANPWGYGSFNALLPDGTEVDGTAIQIPIHIAYSGGKQHWGLPGTNLPITNPDGTTTTVNETFGSNLNRYSPKSANLTGTYSNADMDIVRLDSNYAFAAPLLNTFTSVDVGLRYGERNVEKNGWIGGLLRTNEYGDAFVARWKDTVSPAPVTGESYVDPISFTDLNEQGMIKGISDFYGTSGLGTVYFINPKAMDNPIAWHEKMYGPHMLVADAANVYEVQDKTSSFYIQGNLETEVFGKPLRGNLGLRYIDTEYTITQSVAGSAASTVINGETYLLGPGMVASVGESITTVNSYDEILPAINLSMDLNDEQVLRFAFTKTIGTHDTDSLGGGLNVNRTNSCNITRPNGGPVACANSGSQIGNPALLPNLQYNADLSYEWYLNDSSMVSLGLFWVQGLTQIENTRIYRSDIADDDGVVRGYNPETGQFTGVVPIDSIISFDEKGDATHGLEFGYKQSLDFLPGFWSGLGVDANFTYSPSEGSDQDYYGKTMPGINNSEYQSNFALWYEQNGIQARIAHNYRSKMYVGRTLQGDYQFAYFQKPTNYVDASLSYEFIENMTVALQVTNLTQEHQEYYNQWESNVDSAFYNERRTSLSLQVKY; from the coding sequence ATGTTTTTCCCAAATACAAAACATTTATTTAAAAAAACAGCCTTTAAAAATAATCTGGTTTATCTGGGCGTTGCTCTGGCAACCTTGCACCCATACGGTATTGCCGTTGCACAAGAGTCAGCACAAAACGATGTTGAAGAAGTAGTTGTACTCGGGATGCGCAACTCGGTTATGCAATCGATAGACACCAAGCGCAATGCAAGCTCGGTGGTGGATGCGATTACTGCAACCGACATTGGTAAATTACCCGATGCGACCATCGCCGACTCACTGCAACGTGTTCCCGGTATTCAAATTACGCGCACCGGCGGCGAAGGAACCGGCGTCAATATCCGCGGCAACTCCAACATCACCACCACACTCAATGGCGAACAAATGTTGGCAGCGGGTTCTATTACTACCGTATCGCCTAATTTTGCTGACATCCCTTCCACCATGGTATCGGGCATTGAAGTTTTTAAATCTGCCGAAGCAAAAAATGTCGTCAGTGGTTTGGCGGGCACCATCAATTTGAAAACCAACCGTCCTTTTTTATTGGAAGATGGTTTTACTGCCGTTGGTAAAGTGGAAGTCATTCAAGGCGCACTGGGAGAAGAGACCGATGGTTCTTATTCCGGATTTTTTGGTTACAACAACGACGATAAATTCGGGGCATCGTTAAACCTTTCTTACGGTACCTCTTATCTGGCGGATTATTGGAATGGCTCACAGGGCGGCAACCCCGGCCGCTGGTCAGGTTGGCGCAACCTTGCCAGTGAAGAAACCGGTTATGTGGCCAACAATGTTGACGTTAACGGCGATGGCGATAGCAACGATGTGTATTACACCTTTGAAGGCCATCAAGCCGCCAACCGTTTTATTGACCGCGAAAGAACCGGTGTAAATGGTTCGATGCAATACCAGATCAACGATGCATTCCAACTGACTGGCGATGTGTTTTACACCAAGCTGGATGAGCATATTTATATGCAGGCATTTGTGGCCGAACAGTCATGGCAAAGTATTATCGGCTGGGCCACACCGGATGACGGCGCAACCGAGGCTTACGACAATATTGTGCATCGCAATGGTGAGGCAATTACCTTGCCGGGCAATCTGTACACCATGTCATCGGCGTTGTGGCAAACACGTTTAGCCAAAACCCAAAACCAAACTATCGCGACCGACAAAGAATCGACTAACACCAATATCGAATTGTCATTTGATAACGGTGGCCCACTGACCGGAAAATTGCGTTGGTTGCACGGCGAAGCAGTGGATGACCAAGCCAACAGCACTGTTGACTCAACACTCACCGACGGCTCGCAAATCAATGACAAATATCGCCCTGCAAATGGTGAAGAGTCATGGGCTAACCCCTGGGGCTACGGTAGTTTTAATGCACTGCTGCCGGATGGCACAGAAGTGGATGGCACCGCAATTCAAATTCCGATTCATATCGCCTACTCCGGCGGTAAACAACATTGGGGCTTGCCCGGTACGAATTTACCGATCACCAATCCGGATGGCACCACCACAACCGTCAATGAAACCTTCGGCAGCAATTTGAATCGTTACAGCCCCAAGTCAGCCAACTTGACCGGTACCTATTCAAATGCCGACATGGACATTGTCCGTTTGGATTCCAATTACGCATTCGCTGCACCGCTGCTAAATACCTTCACATCGGTTGATGTTGGTTTGCGTTACGGTGAACGCAATGTTGAAAAAAATGGTTGGATTGGCGGCTTGTTAAGAACCAACGAATACGGTGATGCATTTGTCGCGCGCTGGAAAGATACTGTTTCCCCTGCACCTGTGACTGGCGAGTCTTATGTCGATCCCATTTCATTCACTGATTTAAATGAACAGGGAATGATTAAAGGCATTAGCGATTTTTATGGCACCTCAGGCTTGGGCACGGTTTATTTCATTAACCCGAAAGCGATGGATAATCCGATTGCCTGGCATGAAAAAATGTACGGCCCACATATGTTAGTTGCAGATGCGGCCAACGTGTACGAAGTGCAAGATAAAACCAGTTCGTTCTATATCCAGGGCAATCTGGAAACAGAAGTGTTTGGTAAACCACTGCGCGGTAATTTGGGTTTGCGCTATATAGATACCGAATACACCATCACCCAAAGTGTTGCCGGTTCTGCGGCATCTACCGTGATCAACGGCGAAACCTATTTGCTTGGCCCGGGGATGGTTGCCTCAGTGGGCGAGTCAATTACCACCGTTAACAGCTACGATGAAATACTGCCTGCGATTAACTTGTCGATGGATTTAAACGATGAGCAAGTGTTGCGTTTTGCATTTACCAAAACCATCGGCACCCATGACACTGATTCTCTGGGCGGCGGGCTCAATGTCAACCGTACCAACTCCTGTAACATCACTCGTCCTAATGGCGGCCCCGTTGCCTGCGCCAACTCGGGCTCGCAAATCGGTAACCCTGCATTGTTGCCTAATTTGCAATACAACGCCGACCTGAGTTACGAGTGGTATTTAAATGACAGCAGTATGGTCAGCCTCGGTTTGTTTTGGGTTCAGGGTTTAACGCAAATTGAAAATACGCGAATTTATCGTTCGGACATTGCGGATGATGATGGCGTAGTGCGCGGCTACAATCCGGAAACCGGACAATTTACCGGTGTCGTGCCGATTGATTCGATTATCAGTTTCGATGAGAAAGGCGATGCAACACACGGGCTAGAGTTTGGTTACAAACAATCGCTCGATTTCCTGCCGGGATTCTGGAGTGGCCTTGGTGTAGATGCCAACTTCACTTACTCACCCAGTGAAGGTTCAGACCAGGATTACTACGGTAAGACCATGCCGGGAATCAATAACTCTGAGTATCAATCCAACTTTGCGCTCTGGTACGAGCAAAATGGTATTCAGGCCCGTATCGCTCATAACTACCGTAGCAAAATGTATGTTGGCCGCACATTGCAGGGCGATTATCAATTCGCCTATTTCCAAAAGCCGACCAACTATGTAGATGCATCGCTCAGTTATGAATTTATTGAAAACATGACTGTCGCACTGCAAGTCACCAACCTGACACAAGAACATCAGGAGTACTACAACCAGTGGGAGTCCAACGTTGATTCAGCGTTCTACAACGAGCGCCGTACCAGCTTGAGCCTGCAAGTGAAATATTGA
- a CDS encoding sensor domain-containing diguanylate cyclase yields MSHFVDEDHSVYKTLLESTKAIPWKIDWSTLTFSYIGPQIKQLLGWEPDSWVSVQDWAARMHEEDRERVVNFCVSQSQAGVDHEADYRALTSDGRFVWIRDVVHVVRNQAGEVESLIGFMFDISERKQTEQKLIDLQKELETLSFKDGLTGVANRRMFDSVLEVEWLNAKRTHQPLSLVMVDIDYFKQYNDHYGHLQGDDCLKRVSQALTESAARARDFVARFGGEEFVLVLPDSNAEAALAVAERCRSAILSLQIPHEQSHINQLLSISLGVGTAIPEQGDLLTDFINEVDRRLYQAKQNGRNCIVAESAIRT; encoded by the coding sequence ATGAGCCACTTTGTGGACGAAGACCACAGCGTCTATAAAACCCTGCTGGAATCGACTAAAGCCATTCCCTGGAAAATTGACTGGAGCACGCTCACTTTTTCTTACATAGGTCCGCAAATCAAGCAGCTGTTGGGCTGGGAGCCTGATAGTTGGGTGTCGGTGCAAGACTGGGCGGCACGTATGCATGAGGAAGACCGCGAGCGCGTGGTCAACTTTTGTGTGAGCCAATCCCAAGCCGGTGTTGACCACGAGGCGGATTATCGCGCGCTGACCAGTGACGGCCGCTTTGTGTGGATACGCGATGTGGTGCACGTGGTGCGCAACCAAGCGGGGGAAGTGGAATCGCTCATTGGTTTTATGTTTGATATCAGCGAGCGTAAACAGACCGAGCAAAAGCTGATTGATCTGCAAAAAGAGCTGGAAACCCTATCGTTTAAAGACGGCCTGACCGGTGTTGCCAACCGGCGCATGTTTGATTCGGTACTGGAAGTGGAATGGCTCAACGCCAAACGCACGCACCAACCTTTGTCGCTGGTGATGGTGGATATTGATTACTTCAAACAATACAACGACCACTACGGCCATCTGCAAGGTGATGATTGCCTTAAACGCGTCAGTCAGGCACTGACCGAATCGGCCGCGCGGGCGCGGGATTTTGTGGCGCGCTTTGGAGGGGAAGAGTTTGTGTTGGTATTGCCGGACAGTAACGCAGAAGCCGCATTGGCAGTTGCCGAGCGCTGCCGCAGCGCCATTCTTTCACTGCAGATCCCGCACGAGCAATCACACATCAACCAGTTGTTAAGCATCAGTCTGGGCGTGGGCACTGCAATACCGGAGCAGGGTGACTTGCTAACGGATTTTATTAATGAAGTGGATCGCCGCCTGTATCAAGCCAAACAAAATGGCCGCAATTGCATTGTTGCGGAAAGCGCCATTCGCACATAA
- a CDS encoding AbrB/MazE/SpoVT family DNA-binding domain-containing protein, translating to MKLKITSIGNSAGVILPKEILARLRLAKGDDVYLLETPDGIKLTTFDPTLAEQMEVAEQIMQKRRTLLHKLAQ from the coding sequence ATGAAACTCAAAATCACCTCTATCGGCAATTCCGCTGGTGTCATCCTTCCTAAAGAGATTCTCGCGCGCCTGCGTTTAGCCAAAGGCGATGATGTTTACCTGCTGGAAACACCTGACGGCATCAAGCTCACCACCTTTGACCCTACCCTTGCGGAGCAAATGGAGGTGGCGGAGCAGATCATGCAGAAACGCCGCACTTTATTGCACAAATTGGCGCAATGA
- a CDS encoding type II toxin-antitoxin system death-on-curing family toxin has protein sequence MIIWISKPLALAIHDRQLAEHGGGTGVRDEGLLDSALARPQQLFTYGDPPPDLADLAASLAFGVARNHPFVDGNKRTAAVVCEVFIELNSGKLEASDLELYPQYIGLADGSLSEKEFADWLRARINIDTPGQVQETKATYG, from the coding sequence ATGATTATCTGGATCAGTAAACCACTGGCTTTAGCCATTCATGATCGCCAACTCGCAGAGCATGGTGGCGGAACGGGCGTGCGTGACGAAGGATTATTGGACTCAGCGCTGGCGCGCCCGCAACAACTGTTCACTTATGGCGATCCACCACCGGATTTAGCCGACTTGGCCGCGAGCCTGGCTTTCGGTGTCGCACGCAACCACCCCTTCGTCGATGGCAATAAACGCACCGCCGCTGTGGTCTGTGAAGTTTTCATTGAACTCAATAGCGGCAAACTTGAGGCCAGCGACCTTGAGCTTTATCCGCAATATATCGGTTTGGCCGACGGTTCATTGAGCGAAAAAGAGTTTGCCGATTGGCTTCGTGCGCGCATCAACATTGATACGCCGGGGCAGGTACAGGAAACAAAAGCGACTTATGGGTAA